Proteins encoded together in one Neobacillus sp. FSL H8-0543 window:
- the recQ gene encoding DNA helicase RecQ, translating into MIEKARHLLESYFGYSFFRNGQEQAIQSVLSGNNTICVMPTGGGKSICYQIPALVLPGTTIVISPLISLMKDQVDALVQVGVSATYINSSLTFKEASERIREAKQGKYKLLYIAPERLESREFIEDLKQMEIPLVAVDEAHCISQWGHDFRPSYRHIQQMVHNLPQNPTVLALTATATPRVREDICDSLEIDEGNSILTGFERVNLSFSVVKGQDRLRFFLDYLKKNQKEAGIIYAATRKNVDQLYERLKKENINVARYHAGMGDNERIREQDRFLNDEASVMVATSAFGMGIDKSNIRYVLHFQLPKNMESYYQEAGRAGRDGLDSECILLHASQDVQIQRFLIDQSSDRIRMTQELEKLQQMVDYCHTENCLQEFILQYFGETETKPCGRCGNCLDSRTSNDVTKEAQMAMSCVIRMGQRFGKTITAQVLTGSKNKKVTEMGFDKLPTYGIMKNRGAKEVSEFIEFLISQGLIAIEQGQFPTLYVSPKGKDILLGKEQVYRRETVKVREIAKDDPLFETLREVRRTIAEMAKVPPFVIFSDATLKDMCAKLPKTNEELLQVSGVGEHKLQKYGLEFIQAIRMFCEAHPERQPEMGAATAPKKPTPKKAIGDSHLETFELHQQHLSINEIAEKRELAISTVENHLLQCAGQGMEVDFTRLISSEYILLIEKAVEEAGRDRLKPIKEILPEDVSYFMIKGYLYFLSKNKV; encoded by the coding sequence TTGATTGAAAAAGCACGCCATTTATTAGAATCATATTTTGGTTATTCCTTTTTCCGCAACGGACAAGAGCAAGCAATACAATCCGTTTTGTCCGGCAATAATACCATCTGCGTCATGCCAACTGGTGGTGGGAAATCGATTTGCTATCAAATCCCAGCATTAGTCCTTCCAGGTACAACCATCGTAATTTCACCGCTTATTTCCTTAATGAAGGACCAGGTAGATGCACTCGTGCAGGTCGGTGTTTCGGCAACCTATATTAACAGCTCGCTAACCTTTAAGGAAGCAAGTGAACGAATTCGCGAAGCGAAGCAAGGAAAGTATAAGCTCCTTTATATTGCACCGGAACGTTTAGAATCACGAGAATTTATCGAAGACCTTAAACAAATGGAAATTCCGTTAGTAGCAGTGGACGAGGCACATTGTATCTCGCAATGGGGACATGACTTCCGCCCAAGCTATCGTCATATCCAACAAATGGTACATAATCTTCCACAAAATCCGACCGTACTAGCTCTTACCGCAACAGCGACACCAAGGGTACGTGAGGATATTTGCGATTCACTCGAAATTGATGAAGGAAATTCAATCCTTACTGGCTTCGAACGGGTAAATTTATCTTTTTCTGTTGTTAAAGGACAGGACAGGCTGCGATTTTTCCTCGACTATTTGAAAAAGAATCAGAAGGAAGCTGGTATTATTTATGCGGCTACAAGGAAAAATGTTGATCAGCTTTATGAAAGGTTGAAAAAGGAAAATATCAATGTTGCCCGCTACCATGCAGGGATGGGGGATAATGAACGAATCCGCGAGCAGGATCGGTTCTTAAATGATGAAGCATCGGTGATGGTCGCTACATCTGCTTTCGGAATGGGTATAGATAAGTCAAACATTCGTTATGTCCTTCATTTTCAACTTCCTAAAAACATGGAAAGCTATTATCAGGAAGCAGGCCGTGCTGGACGTGACGGACTTGACAGTGAGTGTATCCTCCTCCATGCTTCCCAGGATGTACAGATTCAACGTTTTTTAATTGATCAATCAAGCGATAGAATCCGGATGACACAGGAATTAGAAAAGCTACAGCAGATGGTTGACTACTGCCATACTGAAAACTGTCTGCAGGAATTTATTTTACAATACTTTGGTGAAACCGAAACGAAGCCATGTGGTCGCTGTGGAAATTGCCTTGACTCCCGAACAAGTAATGACGTAACGAAAGAAGCCCAAATGGCTATGTCGTGTGTGATTCGAATGGGACAGCGGTTTGGCAAAACCATTACCGCTCAAGTATTAACTGGATCAAAAAATAAAAAGGTAACAGAGATGGGCTTTGACAAACTCCCCACCTATGGAATTATGAAAAATAGAGGGGCAAAAGAGGTCAGTGAATTTATTGAATTCTTGATTTCACAGGGGTTAATTGCGATTGAGCAAGGGCAGTTTCCAACACTATATGTTTCGCCGAAAGGAAAAGACATCCTCCTAGGGAAGGAACAGGTTTATCGCAGGGAAACAGTTAAGGTTAGGGAAATTGCAAAGGACGATCCATTATTTGAAACGCTGCGTGAGGTAAGAAGAACCATTGCTGAAATGGCAAAGGTGCCGCCATTTGTAATCTTTTCCGATGCCACCCTCAAAGATATGTGTGCAAAACTTCCAAAAACAAATGAGGAACTACTACAAGTAAGTGGAGTCGGTGAGCATAAGTTGCAGAAATATGGCCTTGAGTTCATACAGGCAATTCGTATGTTTTGCGAAGCTCACCCAGAACGTCAACCCGAAATGGGAGCGGCAACAGCTCCGAAAAAGCCCACTCCTAAGAAAGCAATTGGTGATTCACACTTAGAGACATTTGAATTACATCAACAACATTTATCAATAAATGAAATTGCAGAAAAAAGGGAGCTTGCCATTAGTACCGTTGAAAATCATTTATTACAATGTGCCGGGCAAGGAATGGAAGTTGACTTTACTAGGCTAATTTCTAGTGAATACATTCTATTAATAGAAAAGGCTGTTGAAGAAGCTGGCCGGGACCGCCTAAAGCCTATCAAGGAAATTCTACCAGAGGATGTAAGCTACTTCATGATTAAGGGATATTTATATTTTTTAAGTAAGAATAAGGTATAG